The sequence below is a genomic window from Nitrospirota bacterium.
ATATTACTGTGCAGAGACGCCGCAAAAATCTTTTGGGCAGTAACTGACCGGAGATTTTTCGGATTACTCGGGCATGTAAAGCGAAATACGATATCTGTAATATTTAAATCGTGGTGACGCTATCGTATGTAAGCTTCCGTGACATAACGTCGCATCATGCGATGGGAGTTGAAATAATAGGCATTCTTCCCTATCGCATTCTGCATCATCCTTATCCATGTGCGCCTGTCATTATAAAACATTGGTATGATGGTATCCTCAAGCTTGTTGTAAAGGTCATCTGCATCCCTAGTATCCGTATTCTCAACCAGAGTTGTCTCGGTCGGATTCGGGCCTATTGACCATCCGGTAAACCCTTCTATATGCCCTTCTATCCACCAACCATCGAGAACACTGAAGTTCAGCACTCCGTTATGGGCTGCCTTCATCCCGCTCGTTCCTGAGGCCTCTCTGGGTCGCAAAGGCGTATTCAGCCAAATATCAACTCCGGAAACCATCATGAGAGCGATTGACATGTCATAATTTTTCAGATATGCCAGCTGTATCCTGCCTTTCAGTCTTTCCCTCACGGTAAATATTTTTTCTATCAGCCTCTTTCCCATATCGTCCCTGGGATGCGCTTTTCCCGCATATATTATCTGGAGCTTGCCGGTTCCCATTTTTTCAAGTCTCTCAATGTCGCTGAAAATAAGATCAGCCCTTTTGTATGCTGTAGCCCTCCGTGCAAAACCGATGGTGAGAATATCCTGACTCATGGCGACACCGGTTTGTTTTTTGACATAATCCATCAAAATGTTCTTTGCCTCAAGGTGTGCATTCCAGATATCATCGTCAGGAACACGTCCAACCCTTACGAACAACTCGGGTTCATTCGCCCACCCGGGAAGATAATTGTCAAACAGATTCTTAAAACTGTCGCAAGTCCAGGTGAAGGTGTGGACACCATTCGTGATTGCACTGATCTCATATCCGGGAAACATGTTCCTTGATACCTCTCCGTGTTTTTTTGCGACACCGTTTATGAATTCGCTCAGATTGAGGCCGAGCCGGGTCATGTTCATGCTGTCTTTGCCTCCGAGCTCCTTCAGAACGTTCAGAGGAATCTGCTCCCCCATTGTCTTCATGACAAGGTCGTACGGAAAGCGATCATGACCGGCCTCTATAGGGGTATGCGTAGTAAACACGCAAAGGTCTTTTACTTTCTCTACATCCCATACCAACTTTTCATCCCACACGTCTTCAATAGGCCGCTTGAATCTGTTGAGCAGTTCGATGGTGAGAAGACTTGAATGCCCTTCATTCATATGATACTTCTTGATCTCGAACCCGAGTTCATGGAGCATTCTTACTCCTCCTATGCCGAGGACAATTTCCTGCTTCAGCCTGTAGGCCAGGTCTCCTCCATACAGATAATGGGTTATTTCCCTGTCCTCGGGGTCATTCTCTTCGATATCCGTGTCAAGAAAGAAAATCGGAACAAAACCCCCGGTCAGGCTTTTCTCATTATATTGCCACGCCTGGACAAGGACGTCCCTACCTTCTATCTGGACAGAAATTTTTGTAGGGAGCAGGGTCATATACTTTGCGGGATCCCATAATACTGGAGATTCGGTCTGCCGTCCCGATTCGTCCAGATCCTGTATGAAATATCCCTTCTTTGTCAGCACGGTGACGGCAACCATTGGAAGCTTGAGGTCCGCACTTGTTCTGATCGTGTCTCCGGCCAGTACCCCGAGACCACCGCTATAGGTCGGTATATCATTCTGTATGCCTATCTCCATTGAAAAATAGGCTATCTTGGGCTCATTTGTAAGATCTATCGGACACACGATATGCATGGAGAGATATTGTAAGATATTTGTACAGAGTTTAACAACAGGTGAATTACACAGGTGCGTCACATGGGACAGATCAGGCGTCCCAGTTTTTCGGTCATTATCAGATTGTCGGAGTAATCCACCGGACAGTCAATTATCGAAGGTACTGCCTGACTGAGGGCATCATTCAGGACAGGCAAGAGTTCATCCTCTGAAGAAATCCTGTAGCCCCTTGCGCCGAAAGACTCTGCGATACGGACGAAATCAGGGGTATTGAACTTTACGTGAAATGACTCTTTGTACCGCAGTTTTTCTTTCCATTCTATGAGCCCGTACCCTCCGTCATTGAATATCAGGCAAACAAAACTGATGCCGAGCCTGACCGCGGTATTAATCTCGCACATGGACATCAGAAATCCGCCGTCACCCACTGCCGCGATCACCTTTTTCTCAGGAAAAAGCAGTTTTGCCGATATGGCGGCAGGAATCCCAAAGCCCATAGACGCAAAGCCATTGGATATAAGAACGGTATTCTCAGCATAAGCCGGAAAGAACCTGGCAATCCAGATCTTGTGAGCACCGACATCACTGATGAGTATATCAGTGCGACCGAGGACATGCCGTATTTCCTTCAATATCCTGAGAGGCCTGAGCGGAAATCCCTTGTGCGAGAAATGCACTCCATGATCTGCAAGCACCTTCAGCTTCAGGTAATAGGGAGATATCTCCCTGCCGTCCAGGCGCTCCGACAGGAGAGAAAGTGCCCTGGCGATGTCCCCGATGATTTCGATTGCAGGATAATGGGAATCCGTTTCAGACGGAACAAAGTGGATGTGGATTATCCTTTTATTCGTGTCGGGATTCCAGTACCGGGGGCTGAATTCCACAGGATCATATCCGACAGCAATAATGAGGTCTGCTTTCTCAAATCCGCATGATATATAATCACGCGATTGAAGTCCTACAGTAGAGATGAAACAGTCATCATCAGACGGTAGCGCTCCCATGCCCATGAATGTGGCTGCAACTCCGATGTGTGTTCGGGAGACAAACTTCCTCAGTGCACGCGAAGCCTTCCCACGAATAATACCGTTTCCCACGAGAACCAGAGGGAATTTTGCATCTCTAATTAAGGTGACGGCGTGATCAATGGCATCCTCTGAAGGTTCGGGGTAGTGCTCAGTTTCATGGGGAACGGGATTTCCGACTGCATCGTTCAATGCGACGTTTTCCGGGAATTCAATATGTGACGGACCTGGTTTCTCGGCAGAGGCAGTCTTGAATGCCTTTCTGACAATCTCCGGGATGACATTCGGACTCTCAATCCTTGCATTCCACTTGGTGACCGTTCTGAACGCAGAAAGAATATCAATATACTGGTGGGACTCCTTGTGAGTCTTTGCAATGCTGGTTTGCCCTGTTATTGCAACCATCGGCGAGAAATCGAGAAGGGCATCGGCAACCCCAGTCATGAGATTCGTTGCCCCCGGACCGAGTGTGGAAAGGCACACACCCGGTTTTCCGGTAAGCCTCCCATAGGCATTTGCCATGAATGCAGCCCAACGTTCATCATGGGTGGTTACCACTTCTATGGTCGATGAGGTCAGGGCTTTCAACAGGTCGATTGTCTCTTCTCCGGGGAGGCTAAAAACATGCTTAACCCCCTCTGCCTCGAGACATTTCACGAACAGTTCAGCAGAATTCATAACAATTCATCGAAGTCGGTAATATGCAAAAAATGTCTGGACTGCTTTGGACTTACTTTGGAATTCGCCCTCGCCTTGTACAGAAGAAACCTGATGCCGAAACGCCTTGCCGTTTTCAGTATCTCCTCAGTATCATCGATGAAAAGCGTCTTCTCCCTGTCAAAGCCGAGACGTCTTTCAGCAACTTTCCAGAATTCCAGGCTTTCTTTCGGATACCCGGCATCAAACGAAGACAAAACAGTATCGAAATGTTTTCCTATCTGTGTCTTCCTGAATTTCAGGTCGATTGATTTATAATGTGCATTCGTCACGAGAAAGACTTTTTTCCTGCGTTTCCTCATATTCATAAGAAAGGTTTCGACATGAGGATGAACTTCTATGAGATGCTTTATCTGTTCCTTCAGGGCGGGGATGTCGAGATCAAGCTCTTTCGACCAGAAGTCGAGGTCTGTCCAGTTTAATGTTCCTTCATGTATCCTGTACTTGCCCATGAGCGCTTCTTTCGCCTTGCCGAACGTGATATTATATTTTTCTGCATATGTTTCAGGAACGAGATGTTCCCAGAAGTAGTCATCAAAATACTTGTCGAGCAGAGTACCGTCCATATCAAGGAGTACAAATTGTATTTCATCCAGAGGCACTTTCATGTGTTTTTCAGACCAAGAGAACACTTCTCTCTTCTTCTCATTTGCGTGAATATTTCTGCATTCACAGCCAGGCCTGAACTTCCCGGCTGCCTTTCAGGCTTTAAAAAGGGAGGATTTTCGGTATCTTGAAGCCTTTTTTCCCCTTGAACATCTTCAGCATTCTCTTTATTTCGATGTACTGCTTTATTACCCTGTTCACGTCCGTTACGGTTGTACCGCTTCCGGTTGCAATCCTCCTTCTTCTGCTCCCATTGATAATCGTATGATCTCTCCGTTCCTTTTTCGTCATGGAACTGATGATTGCCTCGACTTTGACCAGTTCTCTTTCATCTATATCCATATCCTTGACCTTGTTCATGCCTGGTATCATATTAATAAGGTTTTCAAGGGGTCCCATGTTGCGCATCTTCTTCAGCTGTTCCCTGAGATCATCAAACGTGAACGATTCATCCATTATGGTCTTCTGAAGCTTTTCCGCCTCTTTCTGGTCAAACGTTTTCTGGGCCTGCTCTATCAGACCCAGGACGTCCCCCTTGCCGAGTATCCT
It includes:
- a CDS encoding acetolactate synthase large subunit, translating into MNSAELFVKCLEAEGVKHVFSLPGEETIDLLKALTSSTIEVVTTHDERWAAFMANAYGRLTGKPGVCLSTLGPGATNLMTGVADALLDFSPMVAITGQTSIAKTHKESHQYIDILSAFRTVTKWNARIESPNVIPEIVRKAFKTASAEKPGPSHIEFPENVALNDAVGNPVPHETEHYPEPSEDAIDHAVTLIRDAKFPLVLVGNGIIRGKASRALRKFVSRTHIGVAATFMGMGALPSDDDCFISTVGLQSRDYISCGFEKADLIIAVGYDPVEFSPRYWNPDTNKRIIHIHFVPSETDSHYPAIEIIGDIARALSLLSERLDGREISPYYLKLKVLADHGVHFSHKGFPLRPLRILKEIRHVLGRTDILISDVGAHKIWIARFFPAYAENTVLISNGFASMGFGIPAAISAKLLFPEKKVIAAVGDGGFLMSMCEINTAVRLGISFVCLIFNDGGYGLIEWKEKLRYKESFHVKFNTPDFVRIAESFGARGYRISSEDELLPVLNDALSQAVPSIIDCPVDYSDNLIMTEKLGRLICPM
- the glgP gene encoding alpha-glucan family phosphorylase, whose protein sequence is MHIVCPIDLTNEPKIAYFSMEIGIQNDIPTYSGGLGVLAGDTIRTSADLKLPMVAVTVLTKKGYFIQDLDESGRQTESPVLWDPAKYMTLLPTKISVQIEGRDVLVQAWQYNEKSLTGGFVPIFFLDTDIEENDPEDREITHYLYGGDLAYRLKQEIVLGIGGVRMLHELGFEIKKYHMNEGHSSLLTIELLNRFKRPIEDVWDEKLVWDVEKVKDLCVFTTHTPIEAGHDRFPYDLVMKTMGEQIPLNVLKELGGKDSMNMTRLGLNLSEFINGVAKKHGEVSRNMFPGYEISAITNGVHTFTWTCDSFKNLFDNYLPGWANEPELFVRVGRVPDDDIWNAHLEAKNILMDYVKKQTGVAMSQDILTIGFARRATAYKRADLIFSDIERLEKMGTGKLQIIYAGKAHPRDDMGKRLIEKIFTVRERLKGRIQLAYLKNYDMSIALMMVSGVDIWLNTPLRPREASGTSGMKAAHNGVLNFSVLDGWWIEGHIEGFTGWSIGPNPTETTLVENTDTRDADDLYNKLEDTIIPMFYNDRRTWIRMMQNAIGKNAYYFNSHRMMRRYVTEAYIR
- the yrfG gene encoding GMP/IMP nucleotidase, whose product is MKVPLDEIQFVLLDMDGTLLDKYFDDYFWEHLVPETYAEKYNITFGKAKEALMGKYRIHEGTLNWTDLDFWSKELDLDIPALKEQIKHLIEVHPHVETFLMNMRKRRKKVFLVTNAHYKSIDLKFRKTQIGKHFDTVLSSFDAGYPKESLEFWKVAERRLGFDREKTLFIDDTEEILKTARRFGIRFLLYKARANSKVSPKQSRHFLHITDFDELL